One genomic region from Athalia rosae chromosome 3, iyAthRosa1.1, whole genome shotgun sequence encodes:
- the LOC105691396 gene encoding uncharacterized protein LOC105691396: MASSARKVGFLLRGWNEIPEFVGSSVMALIGFGLAGSALWLYYEKEAWNKKYKMHYTVMRPDDPRIANIKKHSGLDN, encoded by the exons ATGGCGTCATCGGCACGTAAAG TTGGCTTCTTGTTGAGGGGATGGAATGAAATCCCCGAATTCGTTGGGTCATCGGTTATGGCATTGATTGGATTCGGCCTTGCTGGATCTGCTCTATGGCTCTATTACGAGAAAGAGGCCTGGAATAAGAAATACAAGATGCACTACACAG TCATGAGGCCAGATGATCCACGAATCGCAAACATAAAAAAACACAGTGGCCTAGACAACTGA
- the LOC105691394 gene encoding mapk-regulated corepressor-interacting protein 1 isoform X2: MSGRSQMAAMNGKRPSAIPARLQPEPPAQHDALIKYIYDSWNSVSRELDMCHQQRNNVHYRHGAFVTYYQEQTPNPQLKDFEPFNLEAWWGQRVVQSITRNATS; this comes from the exons ATGAG TGGAAGATCACAAATGGCAGCGATGAATGGGAAGAGACCATCCGCCATTCCTGCTAGGCTACAGCCAGAGCCTCCAGCGCAGCATGATGCCCtgataaaatatatctacGACT CATGGAATAGTGTCTCGAGAGAACTGGATATGTGCCACCAGCAACGCAACAATGTACATTATCGACATGGAGCATTTGTTACATACTACCAGGAGCAAACACCCAATCCCCAGCTCAAAG ACTTCGAGCCGTTCAACTTGGAAGCTTGGTGGGGACAACGCGTCGTCCAGAGCATCACTAGGAACGCGACCTCCTAG